One Halofilum ochraceum genomic window carries:
- the clpA gene encoding ATP-dependent Clp protease ATP-binding subunit ClpA, with amino-acid sequence MLSKELEFTLNTAFKEARERRYEFMTVEHLLLALLDNPTATSVLRACGADIEKLRRDLEQFVEENTPLLDGDDARETQPTLGFQRVLQRAVFHVQSAGSKEVTGANVLVAIFGEQESHAVYLLSEQNVSRLDVVNYISHGISKVSGEENEDSEQEQEQSDSVTDSGDSERQPLENFATNLNQKALAGNIDPLIGRDNEVERTIQILCRRRKNNPLLVGEAGVGKTAIAEGLAKKVVDGQVPDVLSDAVIYSLDMGALVAGTKYRGDFEKRLKGILAQLKKEQHAVLFIDEIHTIIGAGAASGGVMDASNLIKPMLASGELKCIGSTTYQEYRGIFEKDRALARRFQKIDVNEPTVEETITILKGLKSRFEEFHQVRFTNGALRSAAELSGRYINDRFLPDKAIDVIDEAGANRRLQPESKRKKTINVNDVENVISRMARIPARNVSRTDLGVLKTLERDLKMMVFGQDEAISTLASAIKMTRSGLGHQDRPIGSFLFAGPTGVGKTEVTRQLAQLLGIELLRFDMSEYMERHTVSRLIGAPPGYVGFDQGGLLTDAVIQNPHAVLLLDEVEKAHPDVYNLLLQVMDHGTLTDNNGRKADFRNVVIVMTTNAGAEALSRRSIGFNTADNTKDVMGVLNHTFTPEFRNRLDAIIQFQSLDERTIANVVDKFIIELETQLEEKRVSLQVDDAARAWLARNGYDRVMGARPMARVIQEHVKKPLADELLFGRLTKGGRVNVTVGEDDGLAIEVETPEAVP; translated from the coding sequence ATGCTGAGCAAAGAGCTCGAATTCACGCTCAACACCGCTTTCAAGGAAGCGCGTGAGCGGCGTTACGAATTCATGACGGTCGAGCACCTGCTGCTCGCCCTGCTCGATAACCCGACGGCCACATCGGTATTGCGCGCCTGCGGTGCGGATATCGAGAAGCTGCGGCGGGATCTCGAACAGTTCGTCGAGGAGAATACACCGCTCCTCGACGGTGACGACGCGCGCGAGACCCAGCCGACCCTCGGATTCCAGCGGGTGCTGCAGCGGGCCGTGTTCCATGTCCAGTCGGCTGGCAGCAAGGAAGTCACCGGCGCGAACGTCCTGGTCGCCATCTTCGGCGAGCAGGAATCGCACGCCGTGTACCTGCTGTCCGAGCAGAACGTTTCGCGTCTGGACGTGGTCAACTACATCTCGCACGGCATCTCGAAGGTGTCGGGCGAGGAAAACGAGGACAGCGAGCAGGAACAGGAGCAGAGCGACAGCGTCACCGATTCGGGCGACAGCGAACGCCAGCCGCTCGAGAATTTCGCGACCAACCTCAATCAGAAGGCGCTGGCGGGTAATATCGATCCGCTGATCGGCCGCGACAACGAAGTCGAGCGGACCATCCAGATCCTCTGCCGGCGGCGCAAGAACAACCCGCTGCTGGTCGGTGAGGCCGGTGTCGGCAAGACCGCGATCGCCGAGGGTCTGGCGAAGAAGGTCGTCGACGGCCAGGTGCCGGACGTGCTGTCTGATGCCGTCATCTACTCGCTCGATATGGGTGCACTGGTCGCCGGCACGAAATACCGCGGCGATTTCGAGAAGCGCCTCAAGGGGATCCTCGCGCAGCTCAAGAAGGAGCAGCACGCGGTCCTGTTCATCGACGAGATCCACACGATCATCGGTGCCGGTGCGGCCTCGGGCGGCGTGATGGACGCGTCGAACCTGATCAAGCCGATGCTCGCCTCGGGCGAACTCAAGTGCATCGGTTCGACCACGTATCAGGAATACCGCGGCATCTTCGAGAAGGATCGGGCACTGGCCCGCCGTTTCCAGAAGATCGACGTCAACGAGCCGACCGTCGAAGAGACGATCACGATCCTCAAGGGGCTCAAGAGCCGCTTCGAGGAATTCCACCAGGTGCGTTTCACCAATGGTGCCCTGCGCTCGGCCGCGGAACTGTCGGGACGGTATATCAATGACCGCTTCCTGCCGGACAAGGCCATCGACGTGATCGACGAGGCCGGCGCGAACCGCCGCCTGCAGCCGGAGAGCAAGCGCAAGAAGACCATCAACGTCAACGACGTCGAGAACGTGATCTCGCGCATGGCGCGGATCCCCGCGCGCAACGTCTCGCGCACGGACCTCGGTGTCCTGAAGACGCTCGAGCGCGATCTCAAGATGATGGTGTTCGGGCAGGACGAGGCCATCTCGACGCTGGCGTCGGCGATCAAGATGACGCGCTCCGGTCTCGGCCACCAGGATCGGCCGATCGGCAGCTTCCTGTTCGCCGGCCCGACCGGCGTCGGCAAGACCGAAGTGACGCGCCAACTGGCCCAGCTGCTCGGGATCGAGCTCCTGCGCTTCGACATGTCGGAGTACATGGAGCGTCACACCGTGTCACGCCTGATCGGCGCGCCGCCGGGCTATGTCGGCTTCGATCAGGGCGGGTTGCTCACGGATGCCGTCATCCAGAACCCGCACGCGGTGCTGTTGCTGGACGAGGTCGAGAAGGCGCATCCGGACGTCTATAACCTGCTGCTGCAGGTCATGGACCACGGCACGCTGACCGACAACAACGGCCGCAAGGCGGACTTCCGCAACGTCGTGATCGTGATGACCACGAACGCGGGCGCCGAGGCGCTGTCGCGGCGGAGTATCGGTTTCAACACGGCCGACAACACCAAGGACGTGATGGGGGTGCTCAACCACACCTTCACGCCGGAGTTCCGCAATCGCCTCGACGCGATCATCCAGTTCCAGTCGCTGGACGAGCGGACGATCGCCAACGTCGTCGACAAGTTCATCATCGAACTCGAGACCCAGCTCGAAGAGAAACGGGTGTCGCTGCAGGTCGACGATGCGGCACGGGCCTGGCTTGCCCGCAACGGATACGATCGGGTGATGGGCGCACGGCCCATGGCCCGGGTGATCCAGGAGCACGTCAAGAAGCCGTTGGCGGACGAGCTCCTGTTCGGTCGCCTGACCAAGGGTGGTCGGGTGAACGTCACCGTGGGCGAGGACGATGGCCTCGCGATCGAGGTGGAGACGCCGGAAGCGGTTCCGTAA
- the aceK gene encoding bifunctional isocitrate dehydrogenase kinase/phosphatase, with product MNEGNRDALVAEAARRIHDGFERYNLQFRRITDRARRRFEERDWKGQFEDIAARVELYERWANRTERTLRASLGDHVTDHDLWPDIRACFGLRVEAMPDAGFMKTFFNSITRRIFGTLGVDPQVEFVRPPPEEGITSLTMRRYPCWNELEATCAAVLRDFQVRVPFADRAGGAGVMARAIRDHFDDPGIDTRCLRLEFIDTHFFQGTRAYLVGRIRMADRSQPIVVALRNADDGIRVDATLLHEEQIGVVFSYTRSYYFADPTSVVAAVQFLHSLLPTKPIDELYTVLGRLRQGKTERYRALVEHLDHTQDSFIHAAGDAGLVMIVFTLPSFNLVFKVMRDVFRPPKKTTHAHVDGRYQLVARHDHAGRLIDTQHFRNLELPRERFSPELYDELMRECGRTVGHDGDQLMFHRVYVERRVRPLNLHIREVDGEEAERAILDYGRCIKDLAETNIFAGDLLLKNFGVTSSGRVVFYDYDEVSLVTDCSFRELPEPDEDDFSLQDPGTMQYVGPNDIFPEEFIRFLSLPRTLREAFMEAHGDLFTADYWRDVKRRRQDGEIAEIVPYVRQSVSRTPIPL from the coding sequence GTGAACGAAGGGAACCGCGACGCACTCGTCGCCGAGGCCGCGCGGCGCATCCACGACGGCTTCGAGCGCTACAACCTGCAGTTCCGCCGCATCACCGACCGCGCGCGGCGGCGTTTCGAGGAACGCGACTGGAAGGGCCAGTTCGAGGACATCGCCGCCCGCGTCGAGCTCTACGAACGCTGGGCCAACCGTACCGAACGCACCCTGCGCGCCTCTCTCGGGGACCACGTCACCGACCACGACCTGTGGCCGGATATCCGTGCCTGTTTCGGGCTGCGCGTCGAGGCGATGCCCGACGCCGGCTTCATGAAGACCTTCTTCAACTCGATCACCCGGCGCATCTTCGGCACGCTCGGCGTTGATCCCCAGGTGGAGTTCGTCCGCCCGCCGCCCGAGGAAGGCATCACCTCCCTGACCATGCGGCGCTATCCCTGCTGGAACGAACTGGAGGCGACCTGCGCGGCGGTGCTAAGGGACTTCCAGGTGCGGGTGCCCTTCGCCGATCGCGCGGGCGGCGCGGGCGTGATGGCCCGGGCCATCCGCGACCACTTCGACGATCCGGGCATCGACACGCGCTGCCTGCGGCTGGAGTTCATCGACACCCACTTCTTCCAGGGTACGCGCGCTTACCTCGTTGGCCGCATCCGCATGGCCGACCGCAGCCAGCCGATCGTGGTGGCGCTGCGCAACGCGGACGACGGCATCCGCGTGGATGCCACCCTGCTGCACGAGGAGCAGATCGGGGTCGTATTCTCGTACACGCGCTCGTACTACTTCGCCGACCCGACCTCCGTGGTCGCAGCGGTGCAGTTCCTGCACTCGCTGTTGCCGACCAAACCCATCGACGAGCTGTATACCGTTCTGGGCCGCCTGCGCCAGGGCAAGACCGAGCGCTACCGGGCACTGGTCGAACACCTCGACCACACCCAGGACAGTTTCATCCATGCGGCCGGCGATGCGGGGCTCGTGATGATCGTGTTCACGCTGCCCTCGTTCAATCTCGTCTTCAAGGTCATGCGCGACGTCTTCCGGCCGCCGAAGAAGACCACCCACGCCCACGTCGACGGCCGTTATCAGCTCGTCGCCCGCCACGACCACGCCGGGCGGCTCATCGACACCCAGCACTTCCGCAACCTTGAACTGCCGCGCGAGCGGTTTTCGCCGGAACTGTACGATGAATTGATGCGCGAATGCGGGCGCACCGTCGGTCATGACGGCGACCAGCTCATGTTCCACCGCGTCTACGTCGAGCGCCGCGTACGACCGCTGAACCTCCACATCCGCGAAGTCGATGGCGAAGAAGCCGAACGCGCGATTCTCGATTACGGCCGCTGCATCAAGGATCTGGCGGAGACCAACATCTTCGCCGGCGACCTGCTGCTGAAGAACTTCGGCGTCACCAGCAGCGGGCGGGTCGTGTTCTACGACTATGACGAGGTCTCGCTGGTAACCGACTGCTCGTTCCGCGAACTGCCGGAGCCGGACGAGGACGACTTCTCCCTGCAGGATCCGGGCACGATGCAGTACGTTGGCCCGAACGACATCTTCCCGGAGGAATTCATCCGCTTCCTGTCGCTGCCCCGCACGCTGCGCGAGGCCTTCATGGAAGCGCACGGTGACCTGTTCACCGCGGACTATTGGCGCGACGTGAAGCGCCGCCGGCAGGACGGCGAGATCGCCGAGATCGTGCCCTATGTGCGCCAGAGCGTCTCGAGGACGCCGATCCCGCTGTAA
- the mnmA gene encoding tRNA 2-thiouridine(34) synthase MnmA, with the protein MRLIVHLVHSMPASRIIVGISGGVDSAVAALDLLERGYAVEGLFMKNWDDPDDPGYCPQDHDLAAAEDVCAHLGIKLHKVEFTAEYWHRVFEHFLAEYEAGRTPNPDILCNSEIKFRAFLEHALGLGGDAIATGHYARVATDGAGGWRLLRGLDPNKDQSYFLHGIDPEALARTLFPLGEYAKDRVRERARAAGLPNHDRPDSTGICFIGERRFSEFLANYLPAQPGPMETPEGRIVGEHNGLMYYTIGQRQGLGIGGGHGTDGRPWYVLAKDIPRNTLMVGQGHDHPWLHADALETEVPHWLATPPGDTLRCSAQVRYRQRPVPCELETAGDGLRVTFDRPVRAITPGQSVVFYDGDHCLGGAIIRRALTADAGVPA; encoded by the coding sequence ATGCGGCTGATTGTGCACCTGGTCCACAGCATGCCCGCATCCCGAATCATCGTCGGCATCTCCGGTGGCGTCGACTCCGCCGTGGCGGCGCTCGATCTGCTCGAGCGCGGCTACGCCGTCGAGGGTCTGTTCATGAAGAACTGGGACGATCCGGACGATCCGGGCTATTGCCCGCAGGACCACGACCTCGCGGCCGCCGAGGACGTCTGCGCGCATCTGGGCATCAAGCTGCACAAGGTGGAATTCACCGCCGAGTACTGGCACCGGGTGTTCGAACATTTCCTCGCCGAGTACGAGGCCGGGCGCACGCCCAATCCCGATATCCTGTGCAACAGCGAGATCAAGTTCCGCGCGTTCCTGGAACACGCCCTCGGCCTCGGCGGCGACGCCATCGCGACCGGGCACTACGCCCGCGTGGCCACTGACGGCGCCGGTGGCTGGCGGCTGCTGCGCGGCCTCGATCCGAACAAGGACCAGAGCTACTTCCTGCACGGGATCGACCCCGAGGCGCTCGCGCGCACCCTGTTCCCGCTGGGCGAGTACGCCAAGGACCGGGTCCGCGAGCGCGCCCGAGCGGCCGGGCTCCCGAACCACGACCGGCCGGACAGCACCGGCATCTGCTTTATCGGCGAGCGCCGTTTCAGCGAGTTCCTGGCGAACTATCTGCCTGCACAGCCCGGTCCGATGGAGACGCCGGAAGGACGGATCGTCGGCGAGCACAACGGACTGATGTACTACACCATCGGCCAGCGCCAGGGCCTCGGCATCGGCGGCGGGCACGGGACCGACGGGCGGCCCTGGTACGTGCTGGCGAAAGACATCCCGCGCAACACCTTGATGGTCGGCCAGGGCCATGACCATCCGTGGCTGCACGCCGACGCGCTCGAGACGGAGGTCCCGCACTGGCTCGCGACGCCGCCCGGCGACACCCTGCGCTGCAGCGCCCAGGTTCGGTACCGGCAGCGGCCCGTTCCCTGCGAACTGGAGACCGCCGGCGACGGGCTGCGCGTCACGTTCGACCGCCCGGTACGGGCGATCACGCCCGGGCAGTCGGTGGTGTTCTACGATGGCGATCACTGCCTCGGCGGTGCGATCATCCGCCGCGCCCTGACGGCGGATGCCGGCGTCCCGGCCTGA
- the infA gene encoding translation initiation factor IF-1: MAKEDHIEMDGTVIDTLPNTMFRVELDNGHVVTAHISGKMRKHYIRILTGDRVTVQLTPYDLSKGRITYRSR; the protein is encoded by the coding sequence ATGGCGAAAGAAGATCATATCGAGATGGACGGCACGGTGATCGACACCCTGCCGAACACGATGTTCCGGGTCGAACTGGACAACGGCCACGTCGTGACCGCCCATATCTCGGGCAAGATGCGTAAGCACTATATCCGGATCCTGACCGGCGACCGCGTCACGGTCCAGCTCACGCCCTACGACCTCTCCAAGGGGCGGATCACCTACCGCTCGCGCTGA
- a CDS encoding slipin family protein, protein MFHILREYERGVIFLLGRFQRVKGPGLIIVIPFIQQIEKVDLRVITMDVPSQDVISQDNVSVKVNAVVYFRVVDPQKSVINVEHFYNATSQLAQTTLRSVLGKHDLDEMLSERDKLNADIQEILDKATDQWGVKVANVEIKHVDIDESMIRAIAQQAEAERARRAKVIHAEGELQAAENLVQAAKQLGQDPRAIQLRYLQTLQGIAQDNAKTIVFPMPMDLMNMVTNVMNGKDDA, encoded by the coding sequence ATGTTCCATATCCTGCGGGAGTACGAGCGGGGCGTGATTTTCCTGCTCGGCCGTTTCCAGCGGGTCAAGGGCCCCGGGCTGATCATCGTGATCCCGTTCATCCAGCAGATCGAGAAAGTCGACCTGCGCGTGATCACCATGGATGTCCCGTCGCAGGACGTGATCTCGCAGGACAACGTCTCGGTGAAGGTCAACGCGGTCGTGTATTTCCGCGTGGTGGATCCGCAGAAGTCCGTGATCAACGTCGAGCATTTCTACAACGCGACCAGCCAGCTCGCCCAGACGACCCTGCGGTCCGTGCTCGGCAAGCACGACCTCGATGAGATGCTCTCGGAGCGCGATAAGCTGAACGCCGACATCCAGGAGATCCTGGACAAGGCGACCGATCAGTGGGGCGTCAAGGTTGCGAACGTGGAGATCAAGCACGTCGATATCGACGAAAGCATGATCCGTGCGATCGCGCAGCAGGCGGAAGCGGAACGCGCCCGGCGGGCGAAGGTCATCCATGCCGAGGGCGAGTTGCAGGCAGCGGAGAACCTCGTCCAGGCCGCCAAACAGCTGGGTCAGGACCCGAGAGCGATCCAGTTGCGCTACCTGCAGACCCTGCAGGGCATCGCCCAGGACAACGCCAAGACCATCGTCTTCCCGATGCCGATGGATCTCATGAACATGGTGACCAATGTCATGAACGGCAAAGACGACGCCTGA
- a CDS encoding NUDIX hydrolase, producing the protein MTVAAVIETDGRFLVVEEMAEGKRVFNQPAGHLEPGERLADAVVREVLEEAGAHFVPEHVIGLYRWVNPRNEETHLRVAFGGHLNGSEPGRTLDEPIIAPHWLSYDELVDRRESLRSPLVMGCIDDHLRGCSYSLELLRDFE; encoded by the coding sequence ATGACCGTCGCGGCCGTAATCGAGACCGACGGCCGCTTTCTGGTTGTCGAGGAGATGGCCGAAGGCAAACGGGTGTTCAACCAGCCCGCCGGCCATCTCGAACCGGGCGAGCGCCTGGCGGATGCGGTCGTGCGCGAGGTGCTGGAGGAGGCCGGCGCCCACTTCGTCCCCGAACACGTGATCGGCCTCTACCGCTGGGTCAACCCGCGCAACGAGGAGACCCACCTGCGCGTGGCGTTTGGCGGCCATCTCAACGGCAGCGAACCGGGCCGCACACTCGACGAGCCCATCATCGCGCCGCACTGGCTCAGTTACGATGAACTGGTCGATCGCCGGGAAAGCCTTCGCAGTCCGCTGGTCATGGGTTGCATCGACGACCACCTGCGCGGCTGCAGTTATTCGCTGGAGCTCCTCCGGGATTTCGAGTGA
- the hflD gene encoding high frequency lysogenization protein HflD produces MKQKRLDQTLALAGIMHATWLVRQVARQERVDQEQLAIAMRPVFELEPDSVAAVYGDAASRHAMLTVLRSQLGGGTADRDMEVTRYAATLMHLERKLVKRDDLMGRLREGIEQARTQLDHFGVTHENLIGRLADLYAETISTLRPQIMVQGDPATLTNPTNANRVRALLLAGMRSTVLWRQSGGSRLRLILGRQSLIRAAEALDRD; encoded by the coding sequence ATGAAGCAGAAACGCCTCGACCAGACCCTGGCCCTCGCGGGGATCATGCACGCGACCTGGCTCGTACGGCAGGTCGCCCGCCAGGAGCGCGTCGATCAGGAGCAGCTGGCCATCGCCATGCGCCCCGTGTTCGAACTCGAACCGGACAGTGTCGCGGCGGTCTACGGCGACGCCGCGAGCCGGCATGCGATGCTTACGGTGCTCCGCAGCCAGCTCGGCGGCGGCACAGCGGACCGCGATATGGAAGTGACCCGTTATGCCGCGACGCTGATGCATCTGGAGCGCAAGCTCGTCAAACGCGACGACCTGATGGGCAGGCTCCGCGAGGGTATCGAGCAGGCGCGCACGCAGCTCGACCACTTCGGCGTCACGCACGAGAACCTGATCGGCCGCCTGGCCGATCTCTACGCCGAGACCATCAGCACCCTGCGCCCGCAGATCATGGTCCAGGGCGATCCCGCCACCCTGACCAACCCGACCAACGCCAATCGCGTCCGCGCCCTCCTGCTGGCCGGTATGCGCTCCACCGTGTTGTGGCGCCAGTCCGGCGGGTCGCGCCTGCGGCTGATACTGGGCCGCCAGAGCCTGATCCGCGCCGCCGAAGCGCTCGATCGTGACTGA
- the icd gene encoding NADP-dependent isocitrate dehydrogenase, producing the protein MTDIQVPADGAKITLDNGVLNVPDNPIVTYIEGDGIGVDITPVMQRIVDAAVEKAYGGKRKIHWMEVLAGEKANNEVGAWLPDETVDAIREYLISIKGPMTTPVGGGIRSLNVALRQVLDLYVCLRPVRWFTGVPSPVKHPENVDMVIFRENTEDIYAGIEFEAGSKENEQFKQLLHEHFPSAYANIRFPDECGLGIKPISREGTERLVRAAIRYAIANGRKSVTIVHKGNIMKYTEGAFRSWAYELAEREFANETYTWSEWERTVADKGQEAANKEQDEAVANGRILVKDAIADIALQQVLTRPDDFDVIATMNLNGDYLSDALAAQVGGIGIAPGGNINHDTGHAVFEATHGTAPKYAGKDMVNPGSLVLSAEMMLRHLKWDEAADLVLTGMDAAIASKNVTYDFARLMDGATKVSCSQFGEAIVKRMQQ; encoded by the coding sequence ATGACCGACATCCAGGTACCCGCGGACGGCGCGAAGATCACTCTCGATAACGGCGTCCTGAACGTCCCGGACAATCCGATCGTCACCTATATCGAGGGCGACGGGATCGGCGTGGACATCACGCCGGTAATGCAGCGTATCGTCGACGCTGCCGTGGAAAAGGCCTACGGCGGCAAGCGGAAGATCCACTGGATGGAAGTGCTGGCCGGCGAGAAGGCGAACAACGAGGTCGGCGCGTGGCTGCCCGATGAGACCGTCGATGCCATCCGCGAGTACCTGATCTCGATCAAGGGCCCCATGACCACGCCGGTCGGCGGCGGCATCCGCTCGCTCAATGTGGCCCTGCGCCAGGTCCTCGACCTGTACGTCTGCCTGCGCCCGGTGCGCTGGTTCACGGGCGTCCCCTCCCCGGTCAAGCACCCGGAAAACGTCGACATGGTGATCTTCCGCGAGAACACGGAGGACATCTACGCGGGCATCGAGTTCGAGGCCGGTTCGAAGGAGAACGAGCAGTTCAAGCAGCTCCTGCACGAGCACTTCCCGTCCGCCTACGCCAACATCCGCTTCCCGGATGAGTGCGGTCTCGGCATCAAGCCCATCTCGCGCGAAGGCACGGAGCGGCTGGTCCGCGCGGCCATCCGCTACGCGATCGCAAACGGCCGCAAATCGGTCACGATCGTGCACAAGGGCAACATCATGAAGTACACCGAGGGCGCATTCCGCAGCTGGGCGTACGAACTGGCCGAGCGGGAGTTCGCCAACGAGACCTACACCTGGAGTGAGTGGGAGCGCACGGTCGCCGACAAGGGCCAGGAGGCCGCCAACAAAGAACAGGACGAGGCGGTCGCCAACGGCCGCATCCTGGTCAAGGACGCCATCGCCGACATCGCGCTGCAGCAGGTGCTCACGCGCCCGGATGATTTCGACGTCATCGCCACCATGAACCTGAACGGCGACTACCTCTCCGATGCCCTCGCCGCCCAGGTCGGCGGCATCGGCATCGCACCCGGCGGCAACATCAACCACGACACCGGCCACGCCGTGTTCGAGGCGACCCACGGCACCGCGCCGAAGTACGCCGGCAAGGACATGGTGAATCCGGGCTCGCTGGTCCTGTCCGCCGAGATGATGCTGCGCCACCTCAAATGGGACGAGGCCGCCGATCTCGTGCTGACCGGCATGGACGCGGCCATCGCCAGCAAGAACGTCACCTACGACTTCGCGCGGCTGATGGATGGCGCGACCAAGGTGAGCTGCTCGCAGTTCGGCGAGGCGATCGTCAAACGCATGCAGCAGTAG
- the clpS gene encoding ATP-dependent Clp protease adapter ClpS has translation MSENDPRHDDDVAVESAKPKLKRPPLYKVVLLNDDYTPMEFVVHVLEYFFRMDREQATQVMLHVHTRGKGVCGVFSPDVAETKVNQVNRYAREHQHPLLCSMEEA, from the coding sequence ATGAGCGAGAACGATCCGCGTCACGATGACGATGTCGCCGTCGAGTCGGCGAAACCGAAACTCAAGCGGCCGCCGCTGTACAAAGTGGTGCTGCTGAACGACGACTACACGCCGATGGAGTTCGTCGTTCATGTGCTGGAATATTTTTTCCGCATGGACCGCGAACAGGCGACACAGGTCATGCTGCACGTCCATACTCGTGGAAAAGGCGTATGTGGCGTGTTCAGCCCCGACGTCGCGGAAACGAAAGTCAATCAGGTTAATCGGTACGCGCGCGAGCATCAGCATCCGTTGCTGTGCTCGATGGAAGAGGCCTGA